A region from the Thermanaeromonas toyohensis ToBE genome encodes:
- a CDS encoding ABC transporter permease has protein sequence MEALWEGLLYGFKLLIGLDPGVLEVVILTFKVSGLATLVSILIGVPLGFLLAFTSFPGRRFIVSLINTFMGLPPTVVGLWVSFLLWRSGPLGRLGLIYTPTAMIIAQAVIAAPLVIGLSMAAFQQLPARLPVQILALGASQTQLFWFLLREGRLGLLAAVIAGFGGVISEVGASLMVGGNILHQTRVLTTAIVMEVSRGNFPMAWALSYILLGLSFSITAVLTLLQQGRRKAWG, from the coding sequence ATGGAGGCGCTCTGGGAAGGCCTTCTTTATGGGTTTAAGCTCCTTATAGGTTTGGATCCCGGTGTTTTAGAGGTTGTAATTTTAACCTTTAAAGTGAGCGGCCTGGCCACTTTGGTAAGCATTTTGATAGGAGTACCTTTGGGGTTTCTACTGGCTTTTACCTCTTTCCCAGGCCGGCGTTTTATCGTGAGCCTCATCAACACTTTCATGGGGCTTCCCCCTACGGTGGTGGGCCTATGGGTAAGCTTCCTCCTTTGGCGGAGCGGTCCCTTAGGGCGCTTAGGCCTTATCTATACTCCTACGGCTATGATCATAGCCCAGGCTGTTATTGCTGCCCCCTTGGTGATAGGCTTATCCATGGCTGCTTTTCAGCAATTACCTGCCCGGCTTCCAGTCCAGATTCTAGCCCTGGGCGCCTCCCAGACCCAACTTTTCTGGTTTTTGCTGAGGGAAGGGCGCCTGGGTCTCCTAGCCGCAGTAATCGCAGGTTTCGGGGGTGTGATATCTGAAGTAGGCGCTTCTCTAATGGTAGGAGGTAACATCCTCCACCAGACGCGGGTTTTAACTACGGCCATAGTTATGGAAGTAAGCCGGGGCAACTTTCCTATGGCCTGGGCCTTAAGCTATATTCTCCTGGGTTTAAGCTTTAGCATAACAGCGGTTTTGACTCTGCTCCAACAAGGGAGGCGGAAAGCGTGGGGTTAA
- a CDS encoding ATP-binding cassette domain-containing protein gives MGLNLRLEGIKVVKGGRQVLAVDELYIAGGEVWGLLGPNGAGKSTLLQVVALLERPDQGRLYFDGEPIIWRRRELLRLRRRLSLVFQEPLLLSTTVYQNVALGLRFRGMEEKEISRRVEGWLKLLGLSHLASRYPWELSGGEARKVSLARALVLEPHLLLLDEPFTGLDLPTRTLFLEELRRIVKERNITVLFVTHDYTELPLLADRVVLLSEGRILSTGRPEDLVSLLPGARSLPGPGQRFLPFVTIQSGG, from the coding sequence GTGGGGTTAAACTTACGTTTAGAAGGAATTAAAGTAGTAAAGGGAGGCCGCCAGGTGCTAGCGGTGGATGAACTTTATATCGCAGGGGGAGAAGTCTGGGGGTTGCTGGGGCCCAATGGAGCAGGTAAGAGCACCCTCTTGCAGGTGGTAGCCCTCTTAGAAAGGCCAGACCAGGGCCGTCTTTACTTCGATGGCGAGCCCATTATCTGGCGACGCCGGGAGTTATTGAGACTTAGGAGGAGGCTTTCCCTGGTCTTTCAAGAACCCCTCCTTCTTAGCACGACTGTATATCAAAATGTGGCTCTGGGCTTACGCTTCCGGGGGATGGAGGAAAAAGAGATAAGCCGAAGGGTAGAAGGATGGCTTAAGCTTTTGGGTTTAAGCCATCTGGCTTCCCGTTATCCTTGGGAATTATCGGGGGGCGAAGCCAGGAAAGTTAGCCTGGCTCGGGCTTTAGTGCTGGAACCCCACCTTTTACTCTTGGATGAGCCCTTTACTGGTCTAGATCTTCCTACCCGCACCCTTTTCCTAGAGGAACTCCGCCGTATAGTTAAAGAGAGGAACATCACAGTTCTCTTTGTTACCCATGATTATACCGAGCTTCCCCTGCTGGCTGACCGGGTAGTCCTCCTTTCGGAAGGAAGGATTTTAAGCACAGGGCGGCCGGAAGATTTGGTATCTCTCCTGCCAGGAGCAAGATCCCTGCCTGGGCCTGGACAAAGGTTCCTTCCATTCGTTACAATACAATCAGGGGGTTAG
- a CDS encoding response regulator transcription factor, with the protein MPGKILVVDDEPAILELVTYNLEQAGFSTLTATDGETALKLVEAEKPDLVILDIMLPKIDGFEVCRTIRARHNTPILMLTARREEVDRVLGLELGADDYLVKPFSPRELVARVRAILRRVAEAGGRKDGLIIVGDLVINPESHEVQVRGKPVELTLKEYQLLKFLAENPGRVFTREALLDRLWEGDYFGDTRTIDVHIRHLREKIEEDPSNPRYILTVRGVGYKFREK; encoded by the coding sequence ATGCCAGGCAAAATTTTAGTAGTGGATGATGAACCTGCCATTTTAGAACTGGTAACTTATAATCTAGAACAGGCGGGCTTTTCTACCCTCACGGCCACTGATGGGGAAACGGCTTTAAAGTTGGTAGAGGCTGAAAAGCCCGACCTAGTTATCCTAGATATCATGCTTCCTAAGATCGATGGATTCGAGGTATGCCGCACTATTAGGGCCCGCCATAATACACCTATCCTTATGCTTACGGCGAGGAGGGAAGAGGTGGACCGGGTGCTAGGCCTTGAATTAGGGGCCGATGATTATCTAGTCAAGCCCTTCAGCCCCCGGGAGCTCGTGGCTAGGGTCCGGGCAATACTACGCCGGGTAGCTGAAGCTGGTGGCCGGAAGGATGGCCTTATAATTGTAGGTGATTTAGTCATCAACCCAGAAAGCCATGAAGTCCAGGTAAGGGGGAAACCGGTAGAGCTCACCTTAAAGGAATACCAGCTTCTAAAGTTCCTAGCGGAGAATCCTGGGCGGGTTTTTACCCGCGAAGCCCTGCTAGATAGGTTGTGGGAAGGGGACTATTTTGGAGATACCCGTACCATAGATGTGCATATCCGCCACTTGAGGGAAAAAATAGAAGAAGATCCCAGCAACCCCCGTTATATCTTAACCGTACGGGGAGTAGGGTATAAGTTCCGCGAAAAGTGA
- a CDS encoding late competence development ComFB family protein produces the protein MPKELTLKNYMEDCVWELLDTVLEQDPEACKCEICRYDIAALALNELPPRYVVREKGALYTKASMLETQYRADIYSALTRALMKVKQNPRHQV, from the coding sequence GTGCCTAAGGAACTTACCCTTAAAAACTATATGGAAGATTGCGTGTGGGAATTGCTAGATACCGTGTTAGAACAGGACCCCGAAGCCTGTAAGTGCGAAATTTGCCGGTATGATATAGCAGCCCTGGCCCTAAATGAGCTACCGCCCCGGTACGTGGTGAGGGAAAAGGGGGCCTTGTACACTAAAGCATCCATGCTGGAAACCCAGTACCGCGCTGATATCTATAGCGCCCTAACCCGAGCCCTTATGAAAGTAAAACAAAACCCGCGCCACCAAGTTTAA